A single window of Cryptosporangium aurantiacum DNA harbors:
- a CDS encoding VOC family protein yields the protein MAHDEAPALAGVHHLKLPVSDLARSRAWYESRLGYELQTEFVEQGTLMGVGLSHPNGGPSLALRLDPERAAAAAGFDYFAIGVPDRETIEQLGERLTALGEDHAGVHRAGLGWILPLLHDPDGHEVRFYTQQHHTQTERGEVRRFDDPRETAERAER from the coding sequence ATGGCACACGACGAGGCACCGGCCCTGGCGGGTGTTCACCACCTGAAACTCCCGGTGTCCGATCTGGCCCGATCACGTGCCTGGTACGAGAGCCGCCTCGGTTACGAGCTGCAGACCGAGTTCGTCGAGCAGGGCACGCTGATGGGCGTCGGGCTCAGCCATCCGAACGGCGGGCCGAGCCTCGCGCTACGACTCGACCCGGAACGGGCGGCCGCGGCGGCCGGCTTCGACTACTTCGCGATCGGTGTGCCCGACCGCGAGACGATCGAGCAACTCGGTGAGCGGCTGACCGCGCTCGGCGAGGACCACGCCGGGGTGCACCGGGCCGGCCTCGGCTGGATCCTCCCGCTGCTGCACGACCCCGACGGCCACGAGGTGCGGTTCTACACCCAGCAGCACCACACGCAGACCGAACGCGGAGAGGTCCGCCGCTTCGACGATCCCCGGGAAACCGCCGAGCGGGCCGAGCGTTAG
- a CDS encoding alpha/beta fold hydrolase: MDEFGFLTEVADELGLPHDRIPRVTRTAVEVSPGREVSVLRWGTGPPELIFLHGGGQNAHTWDLVALHLGRPAIAIDLPGHGHSSWRDDRDYGPARNAVAVAVVAERLAPDARAVVGMSLGGLTTVRLAAARPDLVRRAVIVDATPGSPEAFTRMTDRQRGAVALTRGPRTFATLDEVVDAAVAASPRRPATAVRRGVVHNTKQLADGRWTWRYDRFVGDLTDASAVLWEDLASLTMPTMLVRGAESGFVSEADVAEARRRLPALRVEVVAGAGHAVQSDCPVQLADLIRAFVPNLQL; this comes from the coding sequence GTGGACGAATTCGGGTTCCTGACCGAGGTCGCGGACGAGCTCGGCTTACCGCACGACCGCATCCCGCGGGTCACCCGCACCGCGGTGGAGGTCTCCCCCGGCCGCGAGGTCAGCGTGCTGCGCTGGGGCACGGGCCCGCCGGAGCTGATCTTCCTGCACGGCGGTGGCCAGAACGCGCACACCTGGGACCTGGTCGCGCTGCACCTCGGCCGCCCGGCGATCGCGATCGACCTACCCGGCCACGGGCACTCGTCGTGGCGCGACGACCGGGACTACGGACCGGCGCGGAACGCGGTCGCGGTCGCGGTGGTGGCCGAGCGGCTGGCGCCCGATGCGAGGGCGGTGGTGGGGATGTCGCTCGGCGGGCTCACCACGGTCCGGCTGGCGGCGGCCCGCCCCGACCTGGTGCGGCGCGCGGTGATCGTGGACGCGACGCCCGGCTCGCCGGAGGCGTTCACCCGGATGACCGACCGGCAGCGGGGCGCGGTGGCGCTGACCCGCGGTCCGCGGACCTTTGCGACGCTCGACGAGGTGGTGGACGCCGCGGTGGCCGCGTCGCCACGGCGTCCGGCCACGGCGGTCCGGCGGGGCGTCGTCCACAACACGAAGCAGCTGGCCGATGGCCGGTGGACGTGGCGCTACGACCGCTTCGTCGGCGATCTCACCGACGCGAGCGCGGTGCTCTGGGAGGACCTGGCGTCGCTGACGATGCCGACGATGCTGGTGCGCGGCGCGGAGTCCGGGTTCGTGTCCGAGGCGGACGTCGCCGAGGCGCGGCGGCGGCTGCCGGCCCTGCGGGTCGAGGTGGTGGCGGGCGCCGGACACGCGGTGCAGAGCGACTGCCCGGTGCAGCTCGCCGACCTGATCCGCGCGTTCGTCCCGAATTTGCAGCTCTAG
- a CDS encoding DUF6314 family protein, whose product MDPFGLVGAWTLARRVVDRTADSYGSVTGELVVTADGDGVRLAESGVLHWQGGRYPVTRVSLLRPLNGEWWMFFDDGRPFHPWRPGSPVVHPCGADTYRGLVALDRDGTRLRTLWDVHGPAKDQRLITRFTRH is encoded by the coding sequence GTGGATCCGTTCGGGCTGGTCGGGGCGTGGACGCTGGCCCGCAGGGTCGTCGACCGAACGGCCGACTCCTACGGTTCGGTGACCGGCGAGCTGGTCGTCACCGCCGACGGGGACGGCGTCCGGCTCGCCGAGAGCGGCGTCCTGCACTGGCAGGGCGGGCGGTACCCGGTCACCAGGGTGTCGCTGCTGCGGCCGCTCAACGGCGAGTGGTGGATGTTCTTCGACGACGGACGGCCGTTCCACCCGTGGCGCCCGGGTTCGCCGGTGGTGCACCCGTGCGGCGCGGACACCTACCGGGGACTGGTGGCGCTCGACCGCGACGGCACCCGCCTGCGGACGCTCTGGGATGTCCACGGTCCGGCGAAGGACCAGCGTCTGATCACCCGCTTCACCCGCCACTAA
- a CDS encoding dihydrofolate reductase family protein: MATSVLFMSMSLDGYIAGPNDEPANPGGDGFMRLHAWSYTLAGEFARPPGPAGAVIDEMNAVGAVLSGRRTAEQSGHWNGDHGGVPILVVSHRPADPSVSRYPLVSYVTDGIADAMARAKDAAGDKDVLVHGAYTAQRALAAGVLDELQIHQIPVLFGGGRRLFEVLPSRLELDVVRVIDTPEATHLRYRVRR, translated from the coding sequence ATGGCCACGTCCGTGCTGTTCATGTCGATGTCGCTCGACGGGTACATCGCCGGTCCGAACGACGAACCGGCCAATCCTGGCGGTGACGGCTTCATGCGGCTGCATGCGTGGAGCTACACCCTGGCCGGGGAGTTCGCCCGGCCGCCCGGTCCGGCCGGCGCGGTGATCGACGAGATGAACGCGGTCGGTGCGGTCCTGTCCGGCCGGCGCACAGCCGAGCAGTCCGGCCACTGGAACGGCGACCACGGCGGCGTGCCCATTCTCGTGGTGAGCCACCGGCCGGCGGACCCGTCGGTCTCGAGGTACCCGCTGGTGAGCTATGTGACCGACGGGATCGCCGACGCGATGGCACGGGCGAAGGACGCCGCCGGCGACAAGGACGTCCTCGTGCACGGCGCCTACACCGCGCAGCGGGCGCTGGCGGCCGGTGTCCTGGACGAGTTGCAGATCCACCAGATCCCGGTGCTCTTCGGCGGCGGCCGGCGGCTGTTCGAGGTGTTGCCGTCACGACTCGAACTCGACGTCGTGCGGGTCATCGACACACCGGAGGCCACCCACCTCCGCTACCGCGTCCGCCGTTAG
- a CDS encoding SigE family RNA polymerase sigma factor: MSTTGFDEYVAARGTALLRFAYLLTGDYHLAEDVLQEALAKVHGRWSRIADAERPTAYVQKAILRQYLSWRRRRSSTETPVAAAPEAFAPGSDHAEEFAQRDSLWHALEELPRQQRAVLVLRFYEDLDDAEISRLVGCSVTTVRSHASRGLARLRATITPVRGEAR, from the coding sequence GTGTCGACCACGGGGTTCGACGAGTACGTCGCTGCGCGCGGCACCGCGCTGCTGCGGTTCGCGTACTTGCTGACCGGCGACTACCACCTCGCCGAGGACGTCCTCCAGGAAGCGCTGGCGAAGGTGCACGGGCGGTGGTCGAGGATCGCCGACGCCGAGCGTCCCACCGCGTACGTGCAGAAGGCGATCCTGCGGCAGTACCTGTCCTGGCGGCGGCGCCGGTCGTCGACCGAGACGCCGGTGGCGGCGGCGCCCGAGGCGTTCGCACCGGGCAGCGACCACGCCGAGGAGTTCGCGCAGCGTGACTCGCTCTGGCACGCGCTGGAGGAGTTACCGCGCCAGCAGCGCGCGGTCCTCGTGCTGCGGTTCTACGAGGACCTGGACGACGCCGAGATCAGCCGCCTGGTCGGGTGCTCGGTGACGACCGTACGCAGCCACGCCAGCCGGGGTCTGGCCCGGCTGCGCGCCACGATCACGCCCGTGCGAGGGGAGGCCCGATGA
- a CDS encoding class I SAM-dependent methyltransferase yields MELSAPIRAYYEQGGELNRLDLANGRLEFLRTRDVLRRVLPQAPARILDVGGATGAHARWLTADGYHVRVVDPVPLHVAHAATIPGVDAVRGDARRLDEPDATYQATLLLGPLYHLTDRADRLAALREAVRVTAPGGVVAAATISRHVGLFDALRRGRYLQPEIRAFIDEEVATGVYDPQGRDLFTLAYFHHADEITAEFAEAGLAGATRYALESAAWLFADADGWLDDDERTAHLLAALRTVERDESMLGISSHVLTVATVG; encoded by the coding sequence ATGGAGCTGTCCGCGCCGATCCGGGCGTACTACGAGCAGGGCGGCGAGCTGAACCGGCTCGACCTCGCCAACGGCAGACTGGAATTCCTCCGTACCCGCGACGTCCTGCGGCGCGTCCTGCCGCAGGCACCGGCGCGCATACTCGACGTCGGCGGCGCCACCGGCGCGCACGCACGCTGGCTCACCGCCGACGGCTACCACGTCCGTGTGGTGGATCCGGTCCCGTTGCACGTGGCTCACGCCGCGACGATTCCCGGCGTGGACGCCGTCCGCGGCGACGCGCGGCGGCTGGACGAGCCCGACGCCACGTACCAGGCCACGCTCCTGCTCGGCCCGCTGTACCACCTGACCGACCGTGCGGATCGGCTGGCGGCGCTCCGCGAGGCCGTCCGGGTCACCGCACCCGGCGGTGTCGTGGCCGCCGCGACGATCTCCCGGCACGTGGGACTCTTCGACGCGCTGCGCCGGGGCCGCTACCTGCAGCCCGAAATCCGCGCGTTCATCGACGAGGAAGTCGCAACCGGCGTGTACGACCCGCAAGGCCGGGACCTCTTCACGCTCGCCTACTTTCACCACGCCGACGAGATCACTGCGGAGTTCGCCGAGGCCGGGCTGGCCGGCGCCACCCGTTACGCGCTGGAGAGCGCGGCCTGGCTGTTCGCGGACGCCGACGGGTGGCTGGACGACGACGAGCGCACCGCGCACCTGCTGGCGGCGCTGCGCACCGTCGAGCGGGACGAGTCAATGCTCGGGATCAGCTCACACGTGCTGACCGTGGCAACCGTCGGTTAG
- a CDS encoding IclR family transcriptional regulator — protein sequence MSAAERAVTTRALRLLGAFDTDHPRLRLSAMARRSGLPLSTAHRLVAELEQWGAVDREPDGAYVVGRRIWQLALLAPIHGELREIAMPFLEDVHRATGENVHLAIRDGTHSLYIERIWSSASVPLESRVGRRLPLHATAAGKALLAAAPAAVVDAVLGAPERLTPRTLTDPAAIRRDLADVRARGYAFSSGEATPGTWSVAVGVPGPVRTTLASLAVVAGGPGEPTSDQVTASAATVRQLAAVLMVAAAALGRELQRTHR from the coding sequence GTGAGCGCGGCCGAGCGGGCCGTCACCACCCGCGCGCTGCGCCTGCTCGGTGCGTTCGACACCGACCACCCGCGGCTCCGCCTGTCCGCGATGGCCCGGCGCAGCGGATTACCGCTGAGCACCGCTCACCGGCTGGTCGCCGAGCTCGAACAGTGGGGCGCGGTCGACCGCGAGCCGGACGGCGCCTACGTCGTCGGGCGGCGGATCTGGCAGCTCGCGCTGCTCGCCCCGATCCACGGTGAGCTGCGGGAGATCGCGATGCCGTTCCTCGAGGACGTCCACCGCGCCACCGGCGAGAACGTGCACCTGGCGATCCGGGACGGAACGCACTCGCTGTACATCGAGCGGATCTGGAGCAGCGCGTCGGTGCCGCTGGAGAGCCGGGTCGGGCGTCGGCTGCCGCTGCACGCGACCGCGGCGGGCAAGGCGTTGCTCGCGGCGGCGCCCGCGGCCGTGGTCGACGCCGTCCTCGGCGCGCCGGAGCGGCTGACGCCACGGACGCTCACCGATCCGGCGGCGATCCGCCGTGACCTGGCCGACGTCCGGGCCCGCGGGTACGCGTTCAGCTCCGGGGAGGCGACGCCGGGCACCTGGTCGGTCGCGGTCGGCGTCCCCGGGCCGGTGCGGACGACGCTGGCGTCGCTCGCCGTGGTCGCAGGCGGTCCGGGCGAACCGACCTCGGATCAGGTCACCGCCTCGGCGGCGACCGTGCGGCAGCTCGCCGCCGTGCTGATGGTCGCCGCCGCCGCACTCGGCCGCGAACTGCAGCGCACCCACCGCTAA
- a CDS encoding NACHT domain-containing protein, with amino-acid sequence MEADRHRAHRRGRWGAIAALTVAAGGFVLIVMSIVVVGHDKSLSIGDWTSALSVVLAYAVAATPLASRAVKSVRTPTAATEVLPLLRRLVRTQWSAEAAARQLRQPRPVRLRWQPTARPVQGGPAASEYEGHLVQDLDDHRPAAAALTEAFDRSPGRPLVILGEPGAGKTSLVVLFVLAAVESQPSDGYVPVVLSASAWNPARPALTWAAHRIGFEYPQLDRAGEELTDALAERRVIPVIDGLDEMPAAWRAEALKRLDEAVGVGAWFVLTCRSAEFEQVVGEAGALSRAAVVEIEPIAVEDAAIYLTERETTSSRRWEPVLDAMRAAPDGPLAEALSTPLMIGLARRVYQRSSSRPEELTEFDSATAIQTHLLTQFLPALYPDAHERADVERWLAFLAHHSRDRLRDPDLEWWWLARALPRPLLTAAVALTVLPPTALGLGLLVYFPITSYDTTRSLLIDAVLGLSATALTTAVVLGRRAAATAHAPVAAPRRRFVPAVLTGFLRDCGTAALSLAAVLLVVAIVLLGLLVAAPSAAGYLLAWPSRVWDGGDGADVMAGWVVGFSAVLLLMNVLSAARRSVVRSRGPRLRDLAPSLAVGLSVGLMLGAAVLAVSLLFGDYEFNALMIVELILVGTVVGLPVGLARWLTSAPDEGDATASPEQLVRTERRWLLVAALVVAAYLGLTVWLLSGDRPTAAGIALSAATLVVFGSGSPWPPYLVARLWLAASGRLPWRLMRFLRQAYAAGVLRSAGSAYQFRHDLLRNYLADAWTPRKSARSGPP; translated from the coding sequence ATGGAAGCCGATCGTCACCGCGCGCATCGACGCGGACGGTGGGGTGCGATCGCGGCTCTTACGGTGGCTGCGGGCGGCTTCGTCCTGATCGTGATGTCGATCGTCGTGGTGGGACACGACAAGTCGCTCAGCATCGGCGACTGGACGTCGGCGCTCTCGGTCGTCCTGGCCTACGCGGTGGCGGCGACGCCGCTGGCGTCGCGCGCGGTCAAGTCCGTCCGCACGCCGACCGCCGCGACCGAGGTGCTCCCGCTCCTGCGGCGCCTGGTGCGCACACAGTGGTCTGCCGAGGCAGCGGCCCGGCAACTCCGGCAGCCGAGGCCGGTGCGGCTGCGGTGGCAGCCGACGGCCCGGCCGGTTCAAGGGGGGCCGGCGGCGTCGGAGTACGAAGGTCACCTGGTTCAGGATCTGGACGATCACCGGCCGGCGGCAGCCGCGCTCACCGAGGCGTTCGACCGGAGCCCGGGGCGCCCGCTGGTGATCCTCGGCGAACCGGGGGCGGGCAAGACCAGCCTGGTCGTCCTGTTCGTCCTCGCCGCCGTCGAATCACAGCCGTCGGACGGCTACGTGCCGGTCGTGCTGTCCGCGTCGGCCTGGAACCCCGCCCGGCCCGCGCTCACGTGGGCCGCCCACCGCATCGGGTTCGAGTACCCCCAACTCGACCGTGCGGGCGAGGAGCTGACCGACGCGCTCGCCGAGCGGCGGGTGATTCCGGTGATCGACGGCTTGGACGAGATGCCGGCGGCGTGGCGGGCGGAGGCGCTGAAGCGGCTGGACGAGGCGGTCGGCGTCGGTGCGTGGTTCGTGCTGACGTGCCGGAGCGCGGAGTTCGAACAGGTCGTCGGGGAGGCCGGAGCGCTGTCCCGTGCCGCGGTCGTGGAGATCGAGCCGATCGCCGTCGAGGACGCGGCCATCTATCTGACCGAACGCGAGACCACGAGCAGCCGGCGCTGGGAACCGGTGCTGGACGCGATGCGGGCAGCGCCCGACGGGCCGCTGGCCGAGGCGCTCTCGACGCCGCTGATGATCGGCCTGGCGCGGCGGGTCTACCAGCGGTCGTCCAGCAGGCCCGAAGAACTCACCGAGTTCGATTCCGCGACGGCGATCCAGACGCACCTGCTCACGCAGTTCCTTCCCGCGCTCTATCCGGACGCTCACGAGCGGGCCGACGTCGAACGCTGGCTCGCGTTCCTGGCCCACCACTCCCGTGACCGCCTCCGGGACCCCGACCTCGAGTGGTGGTGGCTGGCCCGCGCGTTGCCCCGGCCGTTACTCACCGCCGCGGTGGCGCTGACCGTGCTTCCGCCGACCGCGCTCGGTCTCGGCCTTCTCGTGTACTTCCCGATTACTTCGTACGACACGACCCGATCCCTCCTGATCGACGCCGTCCTCGGTCTGTCCGCGACGGCGTTGACCACCGCAGTGGTGCTCGGCCGGCGCGCGGCGGCGACGGCCCACGCACCGGTGGCGGCGCCCCGTCGGCGGTTCGTTCCCGCCGTCCTCACCGGGTTCCTGCGCGACTGCGGCACTGCCGCACTCTCGCTCGCCGCCGTCCTGCTGGTCGTCGCGATCGTCCTGCTCGGGCTGCTGGTCGCCGCCCCGTCCGCCGCGGGCTACCTGCTCGCCTGGCCCTCGCGCGTCTGGGACGGCGGTGACGGCGCGGACGTGATGGCCGGCTGGGTCGTCGGATTCTCCGCGGTCCTGCTGCTGATGAACGTGCTGAGCGCAGCGCGGCGCTCGGTGGTGCGCTCCCGGGGGCCACGGCTGCGGGATCTGGCTCCCAGCCTCGCTGTCGGTCTCTCGGTCGGGCTGATGCTGGGGGCCGCCGTCCTGGCCGTGTCCCTACTCTTCGGCGATTACGAGTTCAACGCCCTGATGATCGTTGAACTCATACTGGTCGGCACCGTGGTCGGGCTCCCGGTCGGCCTGGCCCGATGGTTGACGTCCGCCCCGGACGAGGGGGATGCCACGGCCTCGCCGGAGCAACTCGTGCGGACGGAGCGGCGGTGGCTGCTGGTCGCGGCGCTGGTCGTCGCCGCCTACCTCGGACTCACTGTCTGGCTCCTCTCCGGGGACCGGCCGACCGCGGCCGGAATCGCGTTGAGCGCGGCGACGCTCGTCGTGTTCGGCTCGGGCTCGCCCTGGCCGCCGTACCTGGTGGCGCGGCTCTGGCTGGCCGCCTCCGGGCGCTTGCCGTGGCGCCTGATGCGTTTCCTCCGCCAGGCCTACGCGGCCGGGGTGCTCCGGTCGGCGGGCTCGGCGTATCAGTTCCGCCACGACCTGCTGCGGAACTACCTCGCCGACGCCTGGACGCCACGGAAGTCGGCCAGGTCCGGGCCGCCCTGA
- a CDS encoding DMP19 family protein, whose protein sequence is MTVDWRRLSEMPSATQQKVLLTELQVLTSELSIEQQTELLAALPPPLRVLFLLDWLDFEIAQGSLVAYFTNSHGRHAEQALEALWEIGATRMAEALSEAIQTSADPPDAARLIELTDRYEDAADQDAWGDKLETYLRRTIAAEAARR, encoded by the coding sequence GTGACGGTGGACTGGCGACGGCTCAGCGAGATGCCGTCCGCTACCCAGCAAAAGGTCCTGTTGACGGAACTGCAGGTCTTGACCTCGGAGCTGTCCATAGAGCAACAGACCGAACTGCTCGCCGCGCTCCCACCGCCACTGCGGGTGCTGTTTCTTCTGGACTGGCTGGACTTCGAAATCGCCCAAGGCTCCTTGGTCGCCTATTTCACCAACTCGCACGGTCGGCACGCCGAACAGGCCCTCGAGGCGCTGTGGGAGATCGGCGCGACGCGGATGGCGGAAGCCCTGTCCGAGGCGATTCAGACCTCTGCCGATCCGCCGGACGCGGCGAGGCTCATCGAGCTGACTGACCGGTACGAGGACGCAGCAGATCAGGACGCTTGGGGCGACAAGCTCGAAACCTATCTACGCCGAACGATCGCCGCCGAGGCCGCGCGCCGATAA
- a CDS encoding endonuclease/exonuclease/phosphatase family protein, which yields MSPRPATLRLATLNVCGLPPVLSRLPPLEDRAAEIGKRIEASNLDVFNLQEVWGGRSLATLRNHLPSFPFVAWQRAVHGGPAGGLVTFSRHPLGEPRFRSFGGTAPRTSSIAFRAQRAINARRQGMLSVPITGWGVVVGNVHLTANKDGDWSPGNRYFVFHRDQLVVLHEFMGGARTPETELTVVSGDFNIASDSALYTLITDDGAWRDPFAGRDIATYHPAFLPAGATGHRIDYVLLSGDETRFPVLDSETLFAEQLTTAAGTKIWATDHVGLTVRIALSQTGEVSGPS from the coding sequence ATGTCCCCACGACCGGCGACCCTCCGCCTCGCCACCCTCAACGTCTGCGGACTGCCGCCGGTGCTCTCCCGCCTCCCACCGCTCGAGGACCGCGCCGCCGAGATCGGCAAGCGGATCGAGGCGTCGAACCTCGACGTGTTCAACCTGCAGGAAGTCTGGGGCGGCCGGTCGCTGGCGACGCTCCGCAACCACCTGCCGTCGTTCCCGTTCGTGGCCTGGCAGCGGGCGGTGCACGGCGGGCCGGCGGGCGGCCTCGTCACGTTCTCCCGGCACCCGCTCGGCGAACCGCGTTTCCGTTCGTTCGGCGGCACCGCGCCGCGCACCAGCAGCATCGCGTTCCGGGCCCAGCGCGCGATCAACGCCAGGCGGCAGGGCATGCTCAGCGTCCCGATCACCGGGTGGGGCGTGGTCGTCGGCAACGTGCACCTGACCGCGAACAAGGACGGCGACTGGTCGCCCGGCAACCGGTACTTCGTGTTCCACCGCGACCAGCTCGTCGTCCTGCACGAATTCATGGGCGGCGCCCGCACGCCGGAGACCGAGCTGACGGTCGTCAGCGGTGACTTCAACATCGCGTCCGACTCGGCGCTCTACACGCTGATCACCGACGACGGGGCCTGGCGCGATCCGTTCGCCGGGCGCGACATCGCGACCTACCACCCGGCCTTCCTCCCCGCGGGCGCGACCGGTCACCGGATCGACTACGTCCTGCTCTCCGGCGACGAGACCCGGTTTCCGGTGCTGGACTCCGAGACGCTGTTCGCCGAGCAGTTGACGACGGCCGCCGGCACGAAGATTTGGGCCACCGACCACGTCGGCCTCACCGTGCGGATCGCGCTGTCACAAACCGGCGAGGTGTCCGGTCCTAGCTAG
- a CDS encoding SDR family oxidoreductase: protein MKIVVIGGTGLIGSKLVAILTAQGHEAVPASPNSGVNTLTGEGLAEVLTGADVVVDVSNSPSFDDAAVLEFFQTSTRNLLDAEGTAGVGHHVALSVVGTQRMSASGYMRAKIAQEELISESAIPFSIVHATQFFEFIGRIADSGTRADGVHLPPVSFQPIAAADVSAALAEVAVGTPVKGIVEVGGPEKFRLDELVRTVLAQRSDPRTVVTDEAAEYFGSPVEDDTLVPGEGAVLGTVTLAEWTAQQPAR from the coding sequence ATGAAGATCGTCGTCATCGGCGGCACCGGACTGATCGGCTCGAAGCTGGTGGCCATCCTGACCGCCCAGGGACACGAGGCCGTTCCGGCCTCCCCGAACAGCGGGGTCAACACGTTGACCGGCGAAGGGCTGGCCGAGGTGCTAACCGGCGCCGACGTCGTGGTCGACGTCTCCAACTCGCCCTCGTTCGACGACGCCGCGGTCCTGGAGTTCTTCCAGACCTCCACCCGCAACCTGCTGGACGCCGAGGGCACGGCCGGTGTGGGGCACCACGTCGCGCTCTCGGTCGTCGGCACGCAGCGGATGTCGGCCAGCGGCTACATGCGGGCCAAGATCGCGCAGGAGGAGCTGATCAGCGAGTCGGCGATCCCGTTCTCGATCGTCCACGCCACGCAGTTCTTCGAGTTCATCGGGCGGATCGCGGACTCCGGGACACGCGCGGACGGCGTCCACCTGCCGCCGGTGTCGTTCCAGCCGATCGCCGCGGCGGACGTGTCCGCCGCCCTGGCGGAGGTGGCCGTCGGCACGCCGGTGAAGGGGATCGTCGAGGTGGGCGGTCCGGAGAAGTTCCGGCTGGACGAGCTGGTCCGGACCGTGCTGGCGCAGCGCTCGGACCCGCGGACGGTCGTTACCGACGAGGCGGCCGAGTACTTCGGGTCGCCGGTCGAGGACGACACGCTGGTTCCGGGCGAGGGCGCGGTGCTCGGCACGGTGACGCTCGCCGAGTGGACCGCGCAGCAGCCCGCGCGCTGA
- a CDS encoding sigma 54 modulation/S30EA ribosomal C-terminal domain-containing protein, with amino-acid sequence MTTRDVAVVRAETRPATPAPERGYAVGVTLGGQLPSDVAGYARAAVRAAIGHRRDPILRADLRIVRYADPALPRPVASYATVNVNGTRVRVHTTARTPYEGLDELRQELTAAFERLDRNRREDAHRRPPTAGLPAAPRIRVPGVVSGGCTIDEAIAVLDLLDRNFELFRDVGTGEDTLLHRAGPTGYRLVQARRQPLGARPSTPVSIAGDPALRLSVEVAAVRLARSEQPFVFFTDVATGRGTVLYVRRDGDYGVVTLA; translated from the coding sequence ATGACAACTCGTGACGTCGCGGTCGTGCGGGCCGAGACGCGCCCAGCGACGCCGGCGCCCGAGCGCGGGTACGCGGTCGGGGTCACGCTCGGCGGCCAGCTCCCCTCCGACGTCGCGGGGTACGCCCGGGCCGCGGTGCGCGCCGCGATCGGTCACCGGCGAGACCCGATCCTGCGGGCCGACCTGCGGATCGTGCGGTACGCCGACCCGGCGCTGCCTCGCCCCGTGGCGTCCTACGCGACCGTCAACGTGAACGGCACGCGGGTTCGCGTCCACACGACTGCGAGAACCCCGTACGAGGGGTTGGACGAGCTCCGGCAGGAGCTCACCGCGGCGTTCGAGCGCCTCGACCGAAACCGCCGCGAGGACGCGCACCGCCGACCGCCGACCGCGGGCCTGCCGGCCGCACCGCGGATCCGGGTGCCGGGCGTGGTGTCCGGCGGCTGCACGATCGACGAGGCGATCGCCGTGCTCGACCTGCTGGACCGCAACTTCGAGCTGTTCCGGGACGTCGGAACCGGCGAGGACACGCTGCTCCACCGAGCCGGGCCGACCGGCTACCGGCTCGTACAGGCACGGCGGCAACCGCTGGGTGCCCGCCCGTCGACCCCGGTGTCGATCGCCGGGGACCCCGCGCTGCGGCTGAGCGTCGAGGTGGCCGCCGTGCGGCTGGCGCGCAGCGAGCAGCCGTTCGTGTTCTTCACCGACGTGGCGACCGGCCGCGGCACCGTGCTGTACGTCCGACGGGACGGGGACTACGGCGTCGTGACGCTGGCCTAA